The following coding sequences lie in one Notolabrus celidotus isolate fNotCel1 chromosome 20, fNotCel1.pri, whole genome shotgun sequence genomic window:
- the LOC117831886 gene encoding cyclin-dependent kinase 5 activator 1-like has product MGTVLSLSPSYRKAVLFEDGPATVGHYTAVQNSKNAKDAATAAGKSLKRPSIINVLPWKRIVAVSAKRKGSKKLQSEVGDGGKGSSPDGQANATANSASNSMKLKKSQSCANLSSYSSSQDPSATTTTTSSHLPTSKTLANVVTVAAKKNSLTGSGIQPSTAAGTPKRVIVQASTSELMRSLGEFLCRRCYRLKRLSPTDPVLWLRSVDRSLLLQGWQDQGFITPANVVFLYMLCRDVVSSEVASERELQASLLTCLYLSYSYMGNEISYPLKPFLVEAEKEAFWDRCLEIINRMSGKMLQINTDPHYFTQVFADLKNESKKEEEKTKLLIGLDR; this is encoded by the exons ATGGGTACGGTGCTTTCGCTGTCTCCCAGCTACCGCAAGGCGGTACTGTTTGAGGATGGCCCAGCCACCGTGGGCCATTACACAGCGGTCCAGAACAGCAAGAACGCTAAAGATGCTGCCACAGCAGCCGGAAAGTCCCTCAAACGACCCTCTATTATAAATGTGTTACCATGGAAACGCATTGTGGCCGTCTCAGCAAAGAGGAAGGGGTCAAAGAAGCTGCAGTCAGAAGTTGGGGACGGTGGGAAAGGAAGTTCTCCTGATGGCCAAGCCAATGCCACGGCTAACTCGGCTTCCAACAGTATGAAGCTGAAGAAGTCTCAGTCCTGTGCTAATCTTTCATCTTACTCATCGAGCCAGGATCCCtcagccaccaccaccactacctCCTCCCACCTGCCCACCTCCAAGACCCTTGCCAATGTAGTTACTGTCGCTGCCAAAAAGAATTCTCTCACAGGCTCTGGGATTCAGCCGTCGACTGCAGCTGGCACCCCAAAGCGTGTGATCGTCCAG GCCTCAACCAGCGAATTGATGCGCAGCCTGGGTGAGTTCCTGTGCCGTAGGTGTTACCGTCTGAAGCGTCTCTCCCCgacagatccggtgctgtggcTGCGCAGCGTGGACCGCTCCCTCCTCCTTCAGGGCTGGCAGGATCAGGGCTTCATCACTCCGGCCAACGTGGTCTTCCTCTACATGCTGTGCCGCGACGTGGTATCGTCCGAAGTGGCCTCGGAGCGTGAGCTGCAAGCCTCGCTGCTCACCTGCCTGTACCTGTCGTACTCCTACATGGGCAACGAGATCTCCTACCCGCTGAAGCCCTTCCTGGTGGAGGCCGAGAAGGAGGCCTTCTGGGACCGCTGCCTGGAGATCATCAACCGTATGAGTGGCAAAATGCTGCAGATCAACACCGACCCGCATTACTTCACCCAGGTGTTTGCTGACCTAAAGAATGAGagcaagaaagaggaggagaaaaccaaACTCCTCATAGGCCTCGACCGATAA
- the rpain gene encoding RPA-interacting protein: protein MDALHRHRSLYKGTTPPWKETYRKRCVDRLKNSRSRLLEKYRQMGESSGASIIVQEVMEEEWSALQSEDRRLPSLWGPHGVAEIFSVMKEYDELAILEEIQQELMSHEMSIIEEYERNLQFEQQYISSVVEGMDETHIICPICHMRNLNINSYFISCPCGLYINTKNQNITRDILRNLLESRVSEHMEDCLYNPVFSVTPNTDTSSPNLMISCKVCDYLSIVL, encoded by the exons ATGGATGCATTACACAGACACCGCTCACTTTACAAGGGAACGACTCCGCCATGGAAAGAGACGTATCGCAAA CGCTGTGTGGACAGGCTAAAAAACAGCCGGTCGAGGCTGCTGGAGAAGTATCGTCAGATGGGAGAGAGTTCCGGCGCCTCCATTATTGTCcaggaggtgatggaggaggagtGGAGCGCGCTGCAGTCAGAGGACCGGAGACTGCCCTCTCTGTGGGGTCCACACGGCGTAGCCGAG ATTTTTAGTGTCATGAAAGAATATGATGAACTAGCAATACTGGAAGAAATCCAACAGGAGCTCATGTCTCATG AAATGTCCATCATTGAAGAGTATGAGAGGAACCTGCAGTTCGAACAGCAGTACATATCTTCTGTTGTTGAGGGGATGGATGAGACGCATATCATATGTCCCATATGTCACAT GAGAAACTTGAACATCAATAGCTATTTCATCTCTTGCCCCTGTGGACTCTACATTAACACTAAG AATCAGAACATCACCCGTGACATCCTACGGAATCTCCTGGAGTCCAGAGTGTCCGAACACATGGAGGACTGTCTTTACAATCCGGTTTTCTCTGTAACTCCCAACACAGACACCAGCTCTCCTAACCTGATGATAAGCTGCAAG gtCTGTGACTACCTCTCCATTGTCCTATGA